The following nucleotide sequence is from Phacochoerus africanus isolate WHEZ1 chromosome 6, ROS_Pafr_v1, whole genome shotgun sequence.
CAGGCAGTAGCTGTGAAGGAAGTGCTTGTGTCTCAGAAACTTGTTTCCATCTGTTCTTGACACTTTTGCATCCCAAGCCCTGTTATTTACAAAGTTATGCATTTTGCAAGCTCAAAGCACCTTGTGCCTTTATGAATACATGCAATGACATTTCATCCTTTCATGTGCAAATTCTAAATTCATTGTAACAGAAAAGCTCAAAGTTGAAACTCTGTCTACAATCTGAAATGAAAGGATCAAAAATGTTAGACATTGCAGAATACGGGTTCCTAATAGAGCTCTTTATTTGCTCACTGTTCTtcgtcatttttgtttgtttggtacaAAATGCAGTCTCGAGTCTTTATTTAAACAGTACTTAAACTAAACTGTTCATGCCatgcaaaaataacattttatgcactttttgggggtggggagaggggcttcCCACGTTTTAGTTCACAGGCATTATTAACCGCATTTTTaagaaacaagttttttttttttaagtatattattattattgcttttggaaCTAGTCACATGCTGGTTTCACGTGTGGGACAGTAACCTGTGTCTCCCGGGTTGGAATGAATTTCTGGAGCAAACAAGTGGTTTTCCATCTTGCACCCTTCTTGACTGTTGTCCTTTTTTACTTCCGCCACAGCCTGGTAAATGTCTTGCCTACAGTTGTGACTTGTGTCCCGTGGAGGGGAAGAGCCCACAGAGGCCTCTTGTCTTAAAGGGTCTCTTCCGTCACTAGGCTTATCTGCAAAGCAGTTTGGGCTGGAGTCTGCCTGTTTGTCCTGCCTAGGGGTCCCTTGGAGCTCTAAGAAGTCATCGTCTTCGCCAGTGTCTATTTCCGTGAAGCTCCTCCTCTCTCTCGACGAGAAAGCAAAGTGTTTCTGCTTGGGAAACCGAGGCGTCAGCCCTTTGGAGGGTCCCTGACAATGTGGCGGAACCTCGGCGCCCAGCAAGGGTCTGTCTCCCTGGGACGGGGTTTCTTCTAAGAGGATGGTGCTGATGAGCTGCGGGGCGCCCATCGGAAAGTCAGCCGTGGTGACCGGCAGCGGCCTGGCTGTGCTGGGCGGGGTCTGTGGAGCACCCCCTCTGCTGTCCTTGAAGTTCACCTTGAGCGATCTGGACTTGAGAGGGTTACTGCCTTTCAGAGAGCTCTTGGGGCTCTCGGAGGCACTGTCCGACTGCAGAGGGCCGTGGGGTCCACTTTGGGAGCCGCCGGTGTCAAGGTTCACAGTTATGTCGATTGGAGCGTATTCCGAGGTGGCCTCCCTGGCCGCGGACCCCTTCTCTCTGGTTAAGGTTAGGAAGGGGGGGGCCCTGGCTCTTTGGTGCTCTTCCATCCCGGTGAGGTCGGGGGGGAACTTCATCTGCAGGTGGGAAGCCGAGGGCGGTGGCAGGGGCGACCTCTCGGTCTCCGTGAAGTCGGTGGCACAGCTGGTGAAGCTGTCGATGCTGGAGGTGCTTTTCATGTCCACGATGGCCTCGGTCTGCGCCACGGCCAGCTGCTCCTGCGGGCAGACCACCTCCTCCATCTCTATCTCCTCTTCGTACGCAGACGGCCTCTCGGGTTGCACTTGGCTattggggttggggggcgggtGAGGCTGCGTCTTCGTGATTTCGTTGTACAGCATCTCCAGTTTCTGGGCGCTTAGATGCTGCGGGCTGGAGGAAGAAGTGTTGTTCAGCTGCTCGTGGGAGTCTTTCTGGCTGACCTCCTGGTACTTATTCTCGTAAGACTTGTTGGAGCTTGTTTCTGACAGAGCTTTCCTGGCCCACTTCCACCGGCTTGGAGAGAGGTGATTATCATCTGCGGAGTCTTTGGTGTTGGCCGACTCTCCCGTCTTCTCCACCGCCACGTCTATCAGTTCCATACTTCGAGCAAAGGCATCTTTTAAGTTCATAGAAACGatgcttccatttctcttggCCCGTTCGAGAGCCTCTCTCCTTTTGATGGCCTTCTCCTGGCGTTTCTGCTCTTTGTAAAACTCAGAAAAATTGTTCACAATGATTGGGATGGGAAGGGCAATCACCAGAACCCCCGCAATACAGCACAGGCCCCCCACGATCTTCCCTAATAACGTTTTTGGGTAGATGTCCCCATAGCCTACAGTGGTCATGGTGATGGTGGCCCACCAAAACGAGGCCGGGATACTGGTGAACTTGGTAGCATCTTCGTCCTTCTCGGCAAAAAATACCAGGCTGGAAAATATCATTATCCCCATGGCCAGAAACAATATCAACAAACCCAATTCGTTGTAACTCCGCCTCAGGGTGAAGCCCAGAGACTGCAGGCCCGTTGAATGTCTGGCAAGTTTCAGGATCCTGAGGATTCGCATGATTCGGAAGATCTGAACCACCCGCCTCACGTTCTGGAACTGCAGCACACTCTTGTTGGACTCCGTGAGGAAAATGGTGACATAATAGGGCAAGATGGCCAGCAAGTCGATAACGTTCAGTGGGCCTTTAAAGAACTTCCATTTATTTGGTGAGGACAGGAACCGTAAGAGGTACTCCATGGTAAACCAGGCAATACACACGGCCTCCACGTGTGCTAACTGGGGGTTGTCGTTGGGCTGTCCGAACTCATCCATCTCCTGCAGCTCCGGGAGTGTGTTGAGAGACAGCGCGATGGTGGAGAGGACAATGAACAGGATGGACACGATGGCCAAGatctggaaaagaagagaaggtcAAGTTAGCAGGTCCTCTTAGTTGCTTAGCCAACCAGGAGACATATTGGGTTCATCATTCTTTAAATGCTTTGTCTTGCTCATAGGTATTCCAAGGAGGTAACTTTACAACCCTTaatgaaaaagagaggaagggagagagagaggggaggagggagggtagGGAGAGGAGagcgggagggagagggaggggagaggggaagggagggagggaaaaggagagaaaaagaagacagtcCTTCTGTTCTGGATCTATATCTTCTCCGAGC
It contains:
- the KCNB2 gene encoding potassium voltage-gated channel subfamily B member 2 — its product is MDEFGQPNDNPQLAHVEAVCIAWFTMEYLLRFLSSPNKWKFFKGPLNVIDLLAILPYYVTIFLTESNKSVLQFQNVRRVVQIFRIMRILRILKLARHSTGLQSLGFTLRRSYNELGLLILFLAMGIMIFSSLVFFAEKDEDATKFTSIPASFWWATITMTTVGYGDIYPKTLLGKIVGGLCCIAGVLVIALPIPIIVNNFSEFYKEQKRQEKAIKRREALERAKRNGSIVSMNLKDAFARSMELIDVAVEKTGESANTKDSADDNHLSPSRWKWARKALSETSSNKSYENKYQEVSQKDSHEQLNNTSSSSPQHLSAQKLEMLYNEITKTQPHPPPNPNSQVQPERPSAYEEEIEMEEVVCPQEQLAVAQTEAIVDMKSTSSIDSFTSCATDFTETERSPLPPPSASHLQMKFPPDLTGMEEHQRARAPPFLTLTREKGSAAREATSEYAPIDITVNLDTGGSQSGPHGPLQSDSASESPKSSLKGSNPLKSRSLKVNFKDSRGGAPQTPPSTARPLPVTTADFPMGAPQLISTILLEETPSQGDRPLLGAEVPPHCQGPSKGLTPRFPKQKHFAFSSRERRSFTEIDTGEDDDFLELQGTPRQDKQADSSPNCFADKPSDGRDPLRQEASVGSSPPRDTSHNCRQDIYQAVAEVKKDNSQEGCKMENHLFAPEIHSNPGDTGYCPTRETSM